Proteins encoded within one genomic window of Hevea brasiliensis isolate MT/VB/25A 57/8 chromosome 8, ASM3005281v1, whole genome shotgun sequence:
- the LOC131182396 gene encoding uncharacterized protein LOC131182396, giving the protein MALNCSTSSRATISLSFLQFQPRNPKNYLPLKLSSSPHGSPRPFLRALANSTPKAQFIARRKESVLVRQLGRPLIEYMSLPASQYSVLDAERIERVDDNTFRCYVYRFKFFAFEVCPVLLVRVEEQPNGCCIKLLSCKLEGSPMVVAQNEKFSGKISI; this is encoded by the exons ATGGCTTTGAACTGCTCTACCTCTTCAAGAGCTACTATAAGCCTAAGTTTTCTACAATTCCAACCCAGGAACCCTAAAAATTATCTTCCTCTGAAATTGTCTTCGTCACCGCATGGATCTCCAAGGCCCTTCCTCCGCGCTTTGGCCAATTCGACTCCGAAAGCGCAATTCATTGCACGGCGGAAGGAGTCGGTTTTGGTCCGGCAACTTGGGCGCCCTCTAA TTGAGTATATGAGCTTACCGGCGAGTCAATACTCCGTGTTGGATGCGGAGAGGATAGAGCGGGTGGACGACAACACGTTTAGGTGTTATGTGTATAGGTTCAAGTTCTTTGCTTTTGAGGTTTGCCCTGTTTTGCTTGTTAGAGTTGAAGAGCAGCCTAATGGTTGTTGCATTAAGCTTTTATCATGCAAG CTTGAGGGCTCACCTATGGTGGTTGCACAGAATGAGAAATTTAGTGGTAAGATATCTATATAA
- the LOC131182397 gene encoding histone H2B-like, giving the protein MAPKAEKKPAEKKPAAAEKAPAEKKPRAEKKLPKDGASDKKKKKAKKSVETYKIYIFKVLKQVHPDIGISSKAMGIMNSFINDIFEKLAQEASKLARYNKKPTITSREIQTAVRLVLPGELAKHAVSEGTKAVTKFTSS; this is encoded by the coding sequence ATGGCGCCCAAGGCAGAGAAGAAGCCAGCGGAAAAGAAACCGGCAGCGGCTGAGAAAGCACCGGCGGAGAAGAAGCCACGAGCAGAGAAGAAGCTGCCGAAGGATGGCGCAAgcgataagaagaagaagaaggcaaagAAGAGCGTGGAGACATACAAGATTTACATATTCAAGGTCTTGAAGCAAGTTCACCCTGATATTGGGATCTCCAGCAAAGCCATGGGGATTATGAACAGTTTTATCAACGACATTTTTGAGAAGCTTGCACAAGAGGCTTCCAAGCTCGCTAGGTACAACAAGAAGCCTACAATCACTTCTCGGGAGATTCAGACTGCTGTTAGGCTTGTCCTCCCTGGAGAGCTCGCCAAGCACGCCGTTTCTGAAGGGACTAAGGCTGTTACTAAGTTCACTAGCTCTTAG